The following proteins are encoded in a genomic region of Cyclonatronum proteinivorum:
- a CDS encoding glycosyltransferase, whose protein sequence is MKIVINTAHQRFGGAVQVALSFISECVHFTDHEYHVWLGHGVGKEINTSDFPVNFSFYEHDFGTIGFRTIPLIQKTLAQLEDQIKPDIIIATSGPTYYNSKAPQIIGFNLPLYIYPESPYVQQMSLKQKLKLWLKKKAHYYYFKRDAAAYVVQTDDVNNRVQKALGTSQVHTVTNTHSKFYLQDNHAEPKLSARENGEIRLLTLSSYYPHKNLEIIPKVADLLIKEGYHKIRFVLTLKPQDFDNYIGTHPAIMNVGPVRPQDCPSLYEECDFMFLPTLAECFSASYAEAMVMKKPIITTDLGFARSICGDAALYFEPKNPQSAYLAIKRLLNNQDLCNRLVIKGLEQLKTFDTAPERAQKYLEICKSLNSK, encoded by the coding sequence ATGAAAATCGTTATTAACACAGCCCATCAGCGTTTTGGCGGGGCCGTGCAGGTTGCCCTTTCCTTTATTTCTGAGTGTGTTCATTTTACGGATCATGAATACCATGTATGGTTAGGCCATGGAGTTGGAAAAGAAATTAACACAAGCGACTTTCCTGTAAATTTCAGCTTCTATGAACATGATTTTGGCACTATTGGCTTCAGAACCATACCTTTGATTCAAAAAACGCTTGCACAGCTTGAAGATCAAATTAAGCCCGATATAATAATTGCGACATCTGGTCCGACCTATTATAACTCCAAGGCTCCACAAATTATAGGCTTTAATTTGCCTCTATACATCTACCCTGAGTCACCGTATGTGCAGCAAATGAGTCTTAAGCAGAAGCTCAAGCTTTGGCTCAAAAAGAAGGCGCATTATTATTACTTCAAACGCGATGCTGCAGCCTATGTAGTTCAGACAGATGATGTGAATAATCGTGTTCAAAAAGCGCTCGGGACATCACAGGTACATACGGTAACCAATACACACAGCAAGTTTTATCTGCAGGATAATCATGCAGAACCCAAACTCTCGGCAAGAGAAAACGGTGAGATACGTTTATTAACGCTGAGCTCCTATTACCCGCATAAAAATCTTGAAATTATTCCTAAGGTTGCAGATTTGCTGATTAAGGAAGGGTATCATAAAATCAGGTTTGTGCTCACCTTAAAACCTCAGGACTTTGATAACTATATAGGAACACATCCGGCAATAATGAACGTGGGGCCCGTCAGACCACAGGATTGCCCATCATTGTATGAAGAGTGTGATTTTATGTTTTTACCAACACTGGCAGAATGTTTTTCTGCATCCTATGCGGAAGCTATGGTTATGAAGAAGCCTATAATTACGACTGATCTTGGATTTGCTCGGAGTATATGTGGTGATGCGGCTTTGTATTTTGAACCCAAGAATCCTCAAAGCGCATACCTTGCAATTAAAAGACTATTGAATAACCAAGATCTTTGTAATCGTCTTGTTATAAAGGGCCTTGAGCAGTTGAAAACGTTTGACACCGCACCTGAGCGGGCACAAAAGTATCTTGAAATTTGCAAATCCTTAAATTCTAAATAA
- a CDS encoding glycosyltransferase — translation MTLKDKKLCICIPALKAGGSERVAAELANYALSLGVEVHIILMSDQEVFYKLNTNVQLHIPKFKKGNKLVYYLRVIWFIRKRLKENKLVHVFSLGYRLIPVLASIGMKIDHSGSHRTSINRGWKPFKLSGVKRNIFDYFYRTASNYSKMHTKKMIYQTPEAMEHYQKSYPNADAVVLPNFLREIKLYNTDRQKVVLCIGRLSPEKGQIYLVEAFSKVNYHDWKLIFVGDGPARNQLEKRVEELGLTSSIIFEGFKENVDEYMQASEIFVLPSLHEGFPNALLEAMANGLACISFSSNYGSCELIDHGVNGYLVETMNVDELAKQIENLINDSNTRTKFQKNATEVLDKYSLDKIGKAYLHFILN, via the coding sequence ATGACATTAAAAGATAAAAAATTATGCATTTGCATACCTGCATTAAAAGCTGGTGGGTCAGAGAGAGTAGCTGCTGAATTAGCTAATTATGCACTAAGTTTAGGGGTAGAAGTTCACATAATACTCATGTCTGATCAAGAGGTATTCTACAAGCTAAACACAAATGTACAATTACACATCCCAAAATTCAAAAAAGGTAATAAATTAGTTTATTACTTGAGAGTAATATGGTTTATCAGAAAAAGACTAAAAGAAAATAAACTAGTACATGTTTTTTCTTTAGGATATAGATTAATTCCTGTGCTAGCCAGTATCGGGATGAAAATTGATCACTCTGGAAGCCATAGAACTTCCATCAATCGTGGGTGGAAACCATTTAAGCTTTCAGGTGTGAAAAGAAATATATTCGATTATTTTTATAGAACTGCATCGAATTATAGTAAAATGCACACAAAAAAAATGATTTATCAAACTCCGGAGGCTATGGAGCATTATCAGAAATCATATCCAAATGCAGATGCTGTTGTTCTTCCTAATTTTCTAAGAGAGATAAAACTGTATAATACTGATAGACAAAAAGTTGTATTGTGTATAGGGAGATTGTCACCTGAAAAAGGACAAATATATTTAGTAGAAGCTTTTTCAAAAGTTAATTATCATGATTGGAAACTCATTTTTGTTGGCGACGGACCGGCACGTAACCAATTAGAAAAACGCGTTGAAGAATTAGGGTTGACATCATCAATTATTTTTGAAGGATTTAAGGAAAATGTTGATGAATATATGCAAGCTTCCGAAATATTTGTATTACCATCCTTACATGAAGGTTTTCCGAACGCATTACTAGAAGCGATGGCGAATGGGTTGGCTTGCATCAGTTTCTCAAGCAATTACGGCTCATGTGAACTAATAGATCATGGTGTAAACGGCTATCTTGTTGAGACAATGAACGTAGATGAACTTGCAAAGCAGATAGAAAACCTAATAAATGATTCTAATACACGCACAAAATTTCAAAAGAATGCGACAGAAGTGTTGGATAAATATAGTTTAGACAAAATAGGTAAAGCATACTTGCATTTTATATTAAACTAG